Proteins encoded in a region of the Borreliella spielmanii genome:
- a CDS encoding P52 family lipoprotein: protein SDPNHRDVPPVPDYNEEYFDKFFLDLGSEKSKELISLFGRVKNEKNDKFKHEVSWLYWCISELYSLDIKYSGEEGYEYWSDGQKLFMPRPTIDQQYLKVREGIIKHALR from the coding sequence TCTGATCCTAATCATCGCGATGTACCCCCGGTGCCTGACTATAATGAGGAGTATTTTGATAAATTCTTTTTAGACTTAGGTTCTGAGAAATCTAAAGAATTGATTAGTCTGTTTGGCAGGGTAAAAAATGAGAAGAATGACAAATTTAAGCATGAAGTTTCTTGGCTTTATTGGTGTATAAGCGAATTGTATTCTCTAGATATTAAGTATTCCGGTGAAGAAGGATATGAATATTGGTCTGATGGACAGAAACTTTTTATGCCTAGGCCCACGATTGATCAACAATATTTAAAAGTGAGAGAAGGAATAATAAAGCATGCTTTAAGATGA